A stretch of the Malus sylvestris chromosome 10, drMalSylv7.2, whole genome shotgun sequence genome encodes the following:
- the LOC126587135 gene encoding ATP phosphoribosyltransferase 1, chloroplastic-like, translating into MLASNLPKSPFFPTRYVPVSPSFHITCSVSQLQSAAEAVNGRVAERNEIRLGLPSKGRMAADTLDLLKDCQLSVKHVNPRQYVAQIPQLSDLEVWFQRPKDIVRKLLSGDLDLGIAGFDTVSEYGEGNEDLIIVHDALDYGDCRLSLAIPKYGIFENINSLTELAQMPQWTKEKPLRVATGFTYLGPKFMKDNGLNHVSFSTADGALEAAPAMGIADAILDLVSSGTTLKENNLKEIDGGVVLQSQAVLVASKKSLIQRKSALDTTHEILERLEAHLRAQGQFMVTANMRGNSAAEVAERVLSQPSLSGLQGPTISPVFCKSGGQIAADYYAIVICVPKKALYKSVQQLRAIGGSGVLISPLTYIFDEETPRWRELLTKLGL; encoded by the exons ATGTTGGCATCAAACCTGCCAAAGAGCCCCTTCTTCCCCACCCGCTATGTCCCGGTCTCCCCCTCCTTCCACATCACCTGCAGCGTCTCGCAGCTGCAATCGGCGGCGGAAGCAGTGAACGGCAGAGTTGCCGAACGGAACGAGATTCGCCTCGGCTTGCCCAGCAAAGGCCGTATGGCTGCCGACACTCTTGATCTCCTCAAGGACTGCCAGCTGTCCGTCAAGCACGTCAATCCTCGTCAATACGTCGCCCAAATCCCTCAG CTTTCGGACTTGGAGGTGTGGTTTCAACGGCCGAAGGACATTGTGCGGAAATTGTTGTCCGGAGACTTGGACCTTGGCATTGCGGGTTTTGATACTGTCAGTGAATACGGAGAG GGGAATGAAGATCTTATCATTGTTCATGATGCTCTTGATTATGGGGACTGCCGTTTATCCCTTGCA attCCGAAATACGGGatttttgaaaatataaattcaCTGACGGAGCTAGCACAAATGCCTCAATGGACTAAAGAGAAACCTCTCCGAGTTGCTACTGGCTTCACCTAT CTCGGTCCTAAATTTATGAAAGATAATGGATTGAACCATGTGAGTTTTTCAACTGCTGATGGAGCACTCGAGGCAGCTCCTGCG ATGGGGATAGCTGATGCAATTTTGGACCTCGTGAGTAGTGGGACGACACTGAAGGAAAACAACCTAAAAGAGATTGATGGGGGAGTTGTGTTACAAAGCCAG GCAGTTCTTGTTGCAAGCAAGAAGTCATTGATCCAAAGGAAAAGCGCCCTTGACACGACACATGAGATTCTTGAAAGATTAGAGGCGCATCTAAGGGCTCAGGGTCAGTTCATG GTAACTGCAAATATGAGAGGAAATAGTGCAGCGGAAGTGGCTGAGCGAGTCTTGAGCCAGCCATCATTATCTGGTTTGCAG GGACCCACCATAAGTCCGGTATTTTGCAAAAGTGGTGGGCAAATTGCAGCCGATTACTATGCCATAGTCATATGTGTACCAAAAAAGGCACTATACAAGTCCGTTCAACAACTGAGAGCG ATTGGAGGCAGCGGAGTTCTAATTTCCCCATTGACCTACATTTTTGATGAAGAAACACCAAGATGGCGTGAACTTCTCACAAAGCTTGGCCTCTAG